The Geminocystis sp. NIES-3708 genomic sequence GAACTAAATTTTATCATAAAAATTCTATAATAAAAACTTTAATATTAATCAAAAATGAATGATTTAGAAACTCTAAAAGAAAAATTTAATCAAACATCTGAAAAGAATAAATTATCGATTATAAACCAACTAACAGATCAAGGAGAAGATGGCTATCAATTTTTAAGAGATTTTTTATTTACGAATAAAGATAAGGTTGACCCTATTATCGGTAAAATTTATCTAATATTAAGACAAAGCAATAAACAAGAAGATAAAAAATTTATTAATCTATATTTTCCCAAAGGAATTATTAAATTAACATCAGAAAAAAATATTGACTATAGCGATTTACAACAATTACTAATCCATCAAAAATTTCAGGAAGCAGACGTATTAACAAGAGTTAAATTATGTGAACTAGCAGGTGAAACAGCCATTCAAAGAAAATGGGTTTATTTCACTGAAGTAGATAAATTTCCGATCCAAGATTTACAATTAATAGACTTACTCTGGCAAGTTTATTCTGAAGGAAAATTTGGCTATAAAATACAGCGTCAACTGTGGTTATCTTTTGGAAAAGACTATGCACAATTATGGGAAAAACTGAAATGGAAATCAGGCAATAAATGGACAAAATATCCTCAAGAATTTATCTGGGATTTAAGTGCTCCCATAGGGCATTTACCTCTATCAAATCAATTACGTGGTATCAGAGTTATCGATGCTTTGTTTTCTCATCCAGCTTGGAATTAATAAATAATAAGTAATAAGTAATAAGTAATAAAATTTTTATCAGAACTTAATTTCTACTTCCTCATTATTATGACTGTTAATATTACAATTAATCAAAATCATATTTATAAACTAGATTTATCTCCAGTAGAAATAATTATTGAAGAGTTGGGAAAACCGCAAGAAATTTTGACATTAGAACAACAAATAGTTTTTAATATTGATTATCCTAGAGAAGAAACCGATCCTCGTGAATTATCTGAAATCCCAGAAATAAGACTTTGGTTTATTGCTTTAGATAGTCGTTATCCTTGGTTGCCTTTTTCTTTAAATTGGCGAGATGGTGAGTTAGTCAGATATACTGCCATGCTTGTACCTCATACATTTAGTCGCACAGAAGGAATACAGTATAATTCTGAAGCTCTCGATATTTTTATAATGAATAAAATTTTTACCCTTCATCGTTGGTTAAAACAACAAAATATTAAGGGTAATTCTCGATTAAAAGCGATGGCACAGATTTTTGGTTACGATTTGGAAGATAGTTTTTTTGAACTTTTATCGCAAAATTAAATCCTTTGGGCAAACATTTGTCGTAATACATCGGCTGGATCAATATGATTACCATTATACTTTAATTCCCAATGTAAATGAGGTCCAGTAGTTCTACCTGTCATTCCTACTCTAGCAATTCTTGCACCAGCAGGAACATTTTGTCCTTGCCATAATACAATTCCACCACTACGATCCACTAAAACTGTTCCTTTTGCTGTATTTTCCACCGAACCCATTAAGTGACAATAGATATGAGTCCATTTACCTGATTGAATAGTAATCATTGTACCACACCCTGTATGATCAGAAAGAGAGACAACTTGACCACTCCACCAACTACGAACATAACTACCTAAAGGGGCGGCTAAATCTAATCCTCGATGAAATCTGGTATCTCCGCTAATGGGGTGCATTCTATAACCATAACCAGAAGTATAAGCCTGAAAATTTTCTACTGGAAAAGATGCTTGTCGCCAAGAAGCAGTTACGGGAATTGTTTGTGCTTGAACTGATTTAGGTTTGACAAGAATTAGACTATTGGTAATAATTAAAACTAAAGTAGTCATTAGTAAACCCGATGA encodes the following:
- a CDS encoding GUN4 domain-containing protein; translation: MNDLETLKEKFNQTSEKNKLSIINQLTDQGEDGYQFLRDFLFTNKDKVDPIIGKIYLILRQSNKQEDKKFINLYFPKGIIKLTSEKNIDYSDLQQLLIHQKFQEADVLTRVKLCELAGETAIQRKWVYFTEVDKFPIQDLQLIDLLWQVYSEGKFGYKIQRQLWLSFGKDYAQLWEKLKWKSGNKWTKYPQEFIWDLSAPIGHLPLSNQLRGIRVIDALFSHPAWN
- a CDS encoding CRR6 family NdhI maturation factor, which encodes MTVNITINQNHIYKLDLSPVEIIIEELGKPQEILTLEQQIVFNIDYPREETDPRELSEIPEIRLWFIALDSRYPWLPFSLNWRDGELVRYTAMLVPHTFSRTEGIQYNSEALDIFIMNKIFTLHRWLKQQNIKGNSRLKAMAQIFGYDLEDSFFELLSQN
- a CDS encoding M23 family metallopeptidase, producing MTTLVLIITNSLILVKPKSVQAQTIPVTASWRQASFPVENFQAYTSGYGYRMHPISGDTRFHRGLDLAAPLGSYVRSWWSGQVVSLSDHTGCGTMITIQSGKWTHIYCHLMGSVENTAKGTVLVDRSGGIVLWQGQNVPAGARIARVGMTGRTTGPHLHWELKYNGNHIDPADVLRQMFAQRI